In Kangiella profundi, one DNA window encodes the following:
- the acnB gene encoding bifunctional aconitate hydratase 2/2-methylisocitrate dehydratase — MLEAYRNHVAERAEQGIPPLPLNAEQVSQLVELLKNPPAGEEEFLVELLTHRVPPGVDEAAYVKAAFLAAVAKGEAESPLIDKAHATKLLGTMLGGYNIATLVELLDDSELAELAGEKLKHTLLMFDAFHDVAEKADKGNAIAKAVIDSWANAEWFKEKPSLAEKITLTVFKVPGETNTDDLSPAQDAWSRPDIPLHALAMLKNEREGINPDKEGEIGPISTIEKLKEKGHPLAYVGDVVGTGSSRKSATNSVLWHMGEDIPYVPNKRAGGFCFGGKIAPIFYNTMKDAGSLPVELDVSKMETGDVIDIYPYEGKVEKGGEVIATFDLGTGVVLDEVQAGGRIPLIIGRGLTTRARDYLGLPAADFFRAPAEVNDTGKGFTLAQKMVGKACGLEGVRPGQYCEPMMTTVGSQDTTGPMTRDELKDLACLGFQADLVMQSFCHTAAYPKPVDVDTQHTLPDFIMNRGGVSLRPGDGIIHSWLNRMLLPDTVGTGGDSHTRFPLGISFPAGSGLVAFAAATGVMPLDMPESVLVRFKGKMQPGITLRDLVHAIPYQAIKEGLLTVEKAGKKNIFSGRILEIEGLEHLTAEQAFELSDASAERSAAGCTIKLSEESVAEYLQSNIVLLKWMIANGYGDERTISRRIEKMEEWLANPSLMEADKDADYSAVIEIDMDNLKEPVLCAPNDPDDARLLSDVAGDKIDEVFIGSCMTNIGHFRAASKLLESVEAGTLETRLWIAPPTRMDEHQLMEEGHYNIFGRSGARLEMPGCSLCMGNQARVAPKSTVVSTSTRNFPNRLGQGANVYLASAELASVAAVMGRLPTVEEYMGYASKLDSLSKDIYKYMNFHQMEEYKAKAAKVTIPVANKVTVGA; from the coding sequence GTGTTAGAAGCTTACAGAAATCATGTTGCAGAACGCGCCGAGCAAGGCATTCCGCCTTTACCATTAAATGCTGAACAAGTGAGCCAACTGGTTGAGTTATTAAAGAACCCACCAGCCGGTGAAGAAGAATTTCTGGTCGAATTATTAACACATCGTGTACCGCCTGGTGTTGACGAGGCTGCATACGTAAAAGCAGCTTTCCTTGCCGCCGTTGCTAAGGGTGAAGCTGAGTCTCCTTTGATTGATAAAGCTCATGCAACTAAGTTGTTAGGCACTATGCTAGGTGGTTACAACATCGCAACTTTGGTCGAGCTTCTGGATGATTCTGAGTTAGCGGAGTTAGCTGGTGAAAAATTAAAGCACACCCTATTGATGTTCGATGCATTCCATGACGTTGCAGAAAAAGCAGACAAAGGCAACGCGATTGCCAAGGCTGTGATTGATTCTTGGGCAAATGCCGAGTGGTTTAAAGAAAAGCCATCATTGGCAGAAAAAATCACCTTAACCGTATTTAAGGTTCCAGGCGAAACCAATACCGATGACCTGTCGCCAGCTCAAGACGCCTGGTCACGTCCTGATATTCCATTGCATGCTTTGGCTATGTTGAAAAATGAGCGTGAAGGCATCAATCCAGACAAAGAGGGCGAAATTGGTCCAATTTCAACGATTGAAAAGCTTAAAGAAAAAGGCCATCCATTAGCCTACGTTGGCGATGTTGTAGGTACCGGTTCTTCGCGTAAATCTGCGACAAACTCTGTTTTATGGCACATGGGTGAGGATATCCCTTATGTTCCAAACAAGCGTGCCGGCGGTTTCTGTTTTGGTGGCAAGATTGCTCCAATCTTTTATAACACCATGAAAGATGCCGGCTCTTTGCCTGTAGAGCTTGATGTTTCGAAAATGGAAACTGGTGATGTTATCGACATTTATCCTTATGAGGGTAAGGTTGAAAAGGGTGGCGAGGTTATTGCTACTTTTGACCTGGGTACAGGTGTTGTACTTGATGAAGTCCAAGCCGGTGGCCGTATTCCGTTGATCATTGGCCGTGGTTTGACAACGCGTGCCCGTGATTATTTAGGTTTGCCTGCTGCTGACTTCTTCCGCGCTCCTGCTGAAGTTAATGACACTGGTAAAGGCTTTACGTTAGCGCAAAAAATGGTTGGTAAGGCTTGTGGTCTTGAAGGTGTTCGTCCAGGCCAATACTGCGAGCCAATGATGACTACGGTCGGTTCTCAGGACACTACCGGTCCTATGACTCGTGATGAGCTGAAAGATCTGGCCTGTTTAGGTTTCCAGGCTGATCTGGTAATGCAGTCATTCTGTCATACAGCAGCTTATCCAAAGCCAGTAGACGTTGACACTCAACACACACTTCCTGATTTCATTATGAACCGTGGTGGTGTTTCGTTACGTCCAGGTGACGGTATTATCCACAGCTGGTTAAACCGTATGTTACTTCCAGATACCGTTGGTACTGGCGGTGATTCGCATACTCGCTTCCCTCTAGGTATCTCTTTCCCTGCAGGTTCTGGTCTGGTAGCTTTCGCAGCTGCGACTGGTGTTATGCCATTGGATATGCCGGAATCAGTTCTTGTTCGCTTCAAGGGTAAAATGCAGCCAGGTATCACATTGCGTGATCTGGTTCATGCGATTCCTTATCAGGCGATTAAAGAAGGCTTATTAACCGTTGAAAAAGCAGGCAAGAAAAACATCTTCTCTGGACGCATTCTTGAAATTGAAGGCCTTGAACATTTGACTGCTGAGCAGGCGTTTGAATTGTCTGATGCATCTGCCGAGCGTTCAGCTGCAGGTTGTACCATTAAGTTGAGCGAAGAGTCAGTAGCAGAATATCTGCAATCTAACATCGTATTGTTGAAGTGGATGATTGCTAATGGCTATGGCGATGAGCGTACAATCTCACGTCGTATTGAGAAGATGGAAGAGTGGTTGGCCAACCCATCATTGATGGAAGCTGACAAAGACGCTGACTATTCTGCTGTTATCGAAATTGATATGGATAACTTAAAAGAGCCAGTCTTGTGTGCACCGAACGATCCAGACGATGCGCGTCTATTGAGTGATGTTGCTGGTGACAAGATTGATGAGGTGTTCATCGGTTCTTGTATGACTAACATTGGCCACTTCCGCGCAGCATCTAAGTTACTGGAAAGTGTTGAAGCAGGTACTCTGGAAACGCGGCTATGGATTGCTCCACCAACACGTATGGATGAGCACCAATTGATGGAAGAAGGGCACTACAACATCTTCGGTCGTTCGGGTGCGCGTCTAGAAATGCCGGGCTGTTCATTGTGCATGGGTAACCAGGCACGTGTAGCTCCAAAGTCAACGGTTGTTTCTACTTCAACTCGTAACTTCCCTAACCGTTTGGGCCAAGGTGCCAATGTTTATCTGGCATCTGCGGAACTTGCTTCTGTTGCCGCGGTAATGGGTCGCTTACCAACTGTTGAAGAGTACATGGGCTATGCCAGCAAGCTAGACTCATTGTCGAAAGATATCTATAAGTACATGAACTTCCATCAGATGGAAGAGTACAAGGCAAAAGCTGCTAAAGTCACTATTCCAGTTGCCAATAAAGTAACTGTAGGTGCTTAA
- a CDS encoding MAPEG family protein yields MSIEITSLYAGLLALLILLLSYRVVMLRRKFQVGIGSHGEKVLARAIRVHGNAVEYIPICLLLMALAEIQGASTWFMHGTGIALLLGRVLHAAGLSKSVGKSFGRFYGVILTWLVMLVLSGYLIGYFIGFNAAA; encoded by the coding sequence ATGAGTATCGAAATTACATCGTTATACGCTGGGCTGTTAGCTTTACTGATTTTGTTGTTATCGTATCGTGTGGTCATGTTACGTAGAAAGTTTCAGGTTGGAATCGGTTCGCATGGCGAAAAAGTTTTAGCCAGAGCGATTCGAGTGCATGGCAATGCGGTTGAATATATCCCAATCTGTCTTTTATTAATGGCGCTAGCAGAAATTCAGGGAGCCTCAACGTGGTTTATGCATGGTACTGGCATAGCATTGCTTCTCGGTAGGGTATTGCATGCTGCAGGCTTGTCAAAAAGTGTGGGTAAATCATTTGGCCGTTTTTATGGTGTGATTTTGACCTGGCTGGTGATGTTAGTACTTTCTGGTTATTTAATCGGTTACTTTATTGGCTTTAACGCCGCAGCTTAA
- a CDS encoding EAL domain-containing protein encodes MSAAEAQPTKTLRVAILDAPPALIPSDSGNHSGFLVDFLEEIAERENWRIQWLYLKWPEIINTAKRAELDLIPFVAYSRQRAEFLDYNSISYITGWGQVYIHPDEQLLENIFDFEGKTIAVVKDEIYAIQFANLCAQFDIICHLKEVQDYKSAFALLDKRLVDGAVSGNLVGYSFEKRFNIERTPIVFNPSKVLFASPKGKNADVLQTIDNYLDEWKDNPSSPYYEINERWLGKDNTNTFLPTWLLYSLVGLLGLLIITGLVVLILRKQIRKKTADLADKTDQIKQIINLVPHMIYATNANGEVILANRYAANFFGLTQKEFDDINIEQLKNQIPEASKLFEDEEYLLRKDAVAVDKQLKVKASNNKTTYFNISKVPFVGRYSRVPAVVTVGVDITESKEFEQQIQHMAQHDSLTGLPNRLLLNDRINQSIALSLRHHHNGAVLFIDLDFFKNINDSMGHMTGDKLLVEVAKRLEDNVRSGDTVARLGGDEFIIQLSELSDNSEDAEQDAIIVAKKLLQTLGKGFRINGQSLHITASIGIVVYPRDGDSHELIMQRADTAMYHAKAKGRNGYAIFKSDMEAVIMRRQTLENDLHRAIFNNEFFLLYQPQINGSNGKLLGVEALIRWNHPEQGIISPLEFIPIAEDNGTIVNIGSWVLEKACQQIKFWIDEYGSSPVISVNLSSIQLSHGNLVETISGLLQSTKIPAELLELEVTETLIIYEEKRSIELLKALKKLGVRISIDDFGTGYSSLNHLKKLPLDKLKIDRTFVNDIPGDPDSETIVKTIIRMSQDLGLEVTAEGVENIEQLEFLKEEHCPQFQGYYFDKPISPMVIQDKYLEQK; translated from the coding sequence TTGAGTGCAGCTGAAGCTCAGCCAACAAAAACATTAAGAGTTGCCATTCTGGATGCACCCCCTGCTCTTATCCCAAGCGACAGCGGTAATCACTCTGGTTTTCTGGTCGACTTCTTAGAGGAAATAGCAGAGCGCGAAAACTGGCGCATTCAGTGGCTCTATCTTAAATGGCCAGAGATCATCAATACCGCTAAAAGAGCGGAACTTGACCTTATTCCATTCGTCGCCTACTCCAGGCAACGCGCAGAGTTTCTCGACTACAACTCAATCAGCTATATCACCGGTTGGGGACAGGTTTACATTCACCCAGATGAGCAGTTACTTGAAAACATTTTTGATTTTGAAGGCAAGACTATTGCAGTAGTAAAAGACGAAATCTACGCCATTCAATTTGCCAACCTCTGTGCCCAGTTCGATATCATTTGTCACCTTAAAGAAGTGCAGGACTACAAGTCCGCCTTTGCTTTATTGGATAAGCGTCTAGTTGATGGAGCTGTAAGTGGTAACCTGGTTGGCTATAGCTTTGAGAAGCGGTTTAATATTGAGCGTACACCAATCGTTTTTAATCCTTCAAAAGTCCTTTTCGCAAGCCCCAAGGGTAAAAATGCGGATGTATTACAGACCATAGATAACTATCTTGATGAATGGAAAGATAACCCCTCCTCCCCCTATTATGAAATCAATGAACGTTGGCTAGGTAAAGACAATACCAACACATTTCTTCCAACATGGCTCCTCTACAGTCTTGTCGGATTATTGGGTTTACTCATTATTACCGGACTTGTTGTTCTAATTCTGCGCAAACAGATTCGAAAAAAGACGGCGGATCTTGCAGATAAAACTGACCAAATCAAACAAATTATAAACTTAGTTCCGCACATGATTTACGCCACTAATGCTAACGGTGAAGTCATACTGGCAAACCGATATGCGGCCAACTTTTTTGGTTTAACCCAGAAAGAATTTGATGATATAAATATTGAGCAACTTAAAAACCAAATACCAGAAGCAAGCAAACTGTTTGAGGATGAGGAGTACCTGCTAAGAAAAGATGCTGTCGCAGTGGATAAGCAATTGAAAGTAAAAGCCAGCAATAACAAAACAACCTATTTCAATATATCTAAAGTCCCTTTTGTGGGTCGCTATAGCCGTGTTCCAGCAGTGGTGACCGTCGGTGTCGACATCACTGAGTCAAAAGAATTTGAGCAACAAATTCAGCATATGGCACAGCATGATTCCTTAACAGGATTACCAAACCGACTATTGCTCAATGACCGCATCAATCAATCTATCGCCCTCTCGCTACGCCACCATCATAATGGAGCAGTACTGTTTATTGATCTGGATTTCTTTAAAAACATTAATGATTCCATGGGGCACATGACCGGCGATAAATTACTGGTTGAGGTAGCTAAGCGCCTGGAGGATAACGTTCGTTCAGGAGACACCGTTGCTCGCTTGGGCGGTGACGAATTCATCATTCAACTCAGTGAGTTAAGTGATAATTCAGAAGATGCAGAGCAAGATGCGATAATAGTGGCTAAAAAGTTGCTTCAAACGCTGGGTAAAGGGTTTCGAATCAATGGTCAATCGCTTCATATTACTGCCAGTATAGGCATCGTAGTGTATCCTCGAGATGGTGACAGCCATGAGCTAATCATGCAGCGCGCAGATACAGCCATGTATCACGCCAAAGCCAAAGGACGTAATGGTTATGCCATTTTCAAGTCTGACATGGAAGCTGTAATCATGAGGCGTCAGACCTTGGAAAATGATTTACATAGAGCAATCTTTAACAATGAATTTTTCCTGTTGTATCAGCCACAGATTAATGGCTCAAATGGCAAATTATTAGGTGTTGAAGCCCTCATCCGCTGGAATCACCCCGAGCAGGGAATAATCTCGCCGCTCGAATTTATACCGATAGCAGAAGATAATGGCACCATTGTAAACATTGGTAGCTGGGTACTTGAGAAGGCATGCCAGCAGATAAAGTTCTGGATTGATGAGTATGGCAGTTCGCCTGTTATTTCGGTCAATCTATCATCTATTCAGCTTAGTCATGGTAATCTGGTTGAGACCATTTCCGGCTTGCTTCAATCAACCAAGATCCCTGCAGAATTACTAGAGCTCGAGGTTACAGAGACTCTGATAATTTACGAAGAGAAACGCTCTATTGAACTATTAAAAGCCCTTAAAAAACTTGGCGTTCGTATCTCCATCGATGATTTCGGTACAGGTTATTCATCTCTTAATCACCTTAAAAAGTTACCGTTGGACAAACTTAAAATTGACCGAACTTTTGTTAATGATATTCCGGGGGATCCAGACAGCGAAACCATCGTCAAAACGATCATTCGCATGAGCCAGGACCTTGGTTTGGAAGTGACAGCTGAAGGTGTAGAGAACATCGAACAGTTAGAGTTTTTAAAAGAAGAGCACTGCCCACAATTCCAGGGGTATTACTTTGATAAGCCTATTAGCCCAATGGTCATTCAGGATAAATATCTGGAACAAAAATAA